Genomic DNA from Peribacillus simplex NBRC 15720 = DSM 1321:
CTTCTGCTTCAAGTGCAGTCCAAACAACTAATTGGTGCATGCCTGATGTTTGATGTGACCAGATTGGGAAGTTATCGGCATAAGTTGCAAATTGTTCTTGAAGTGATTTCACAACAGATTCATCTTCAAAGAATAATACTGAACCATATCCAGCTTTAAACGAATCCATTTTTTGTTGAGTTCCAGAGAAATCTCCCTCACCAACCGCTTTCCTTAAAGCCTGCGTCGTAATATCCCATAATTTATCATGTGCCGAGCCTGTCAAAACAACCAGGCGGGAAGATTGGGAATTAAAAGCCGATGGCGTGTGTTTTACCGCAAATTCAACAATTTCTTTAATTTTCTCATCCGATACTTGGACTTCTTTATTGATTCCATAATATGAACGTCTCTCTTTAATGGCCGTGTAAAAATCTTTTGTCATGAGTCATTCCTCCAGAGCATTTTTCTATTTAAAATGATTATTCCATTTTTTATTTCTACCTGTTTTAGTATGGGCATAAACCAACATATCATTCGCTAAAGATTGTCAATTATTCTTTAATGATTTCCTTGGTGCTTCTTTCTGTATCAATGGGCCGTACCAACTTTTCGATTTGATCCCTTTTCGGTTCTAAGAACGGTGGTAAAGATAACTTTTCCCCAAGCGTTTCATAC
This window encodes:
- a CDS encoding nitroreductase family protein, producing MTKDFYTAIKERRSYYGINKEVQVSDEKIKEIVEFAVKHTPSAFNSQSSRLVVLTGSAHDKLWDITTQALRKAVGEGDFSGTQQKMDSFKAGYGSVLFFEDESVVKSLQEQFATYADNFPIWSHQTSGMHQLVVWTALEAEGLGATLQHYNPLIDNDVKKEWDVPSNWKLIAQMPFGNPTAQPGDKEFKPLEDRIKFYK